From a single Mycosarcoma maydis chromosome 2, whole genome shotgun sequence genomic region:
- a CDS encoding CDP-diacylglycerol--glycerol-3-phosphate 3-phosphatidyltransferase (related to PGS1 - phosphatidylglycerophosphate synthase), giving the protein MSLPRTTRSVRTILSTPSGSIRWAVSCRAISPSSLRALHTSLRREYGKSVIDEASKDEHLLTKRLADELRLPLFSASGEQLHLLEDPSHFYQTLKDKISQAENRIFLASLYIGKEESELIEHLESALCAKPSLQLTILVDALRGTRESAPTPSCASLVSRLRARFPDRVRIRLYHTPNLKGWLKKFVGKRFNEGWGLQHMKIYGFDNDVVLSGANLSRDYFTNRRDRYLMIEDHEDIANYLHSLVQLVGQFSFKLEACEDRGASFEKEESPDWKLIWDGGKDSTSSLRSQTEMQPYRATGWTDEAANAVEEFTRQWNTICPISKAEIAIGRGQADTLLLPLLQMGPLKIRQETCAIPQILELAHKAHDEQGPPPILALTSGYFSLYKPYKALLLQAKAARTAVVKMICAAPEANGFFNSKGVSGWIPEAYTWYEFQFWDALRRSRRLLRQDGKSGEEGGVEIREWKKDGWTYHAKGIWFSPPPAEGSNELAAPTIVHIGSSNYGSRSADLDLECTFLISTLSKKLSQKFKEEWSKLEADAKDRVDESLFQRPDRQVRRRVRIASWILKGML; this is encoded by the coding sequence ATGTCCCTGCCTCGTACGACTCGATCCGTTAGGACGATTCTTTCGACACCTTCAGGGAGCATAAGATGGGCCGTCTCGTGCCGTGCTATCTCACCAAGTAGCTTAAGAGCGCTTCACACGAGCCTCCGCAGAGAGTATGGGAAGTCTGTCATAGATGAAGCCTCAAAAGATGAACACCTTCTCACGAAACGGCTGGCGGACGAGCTACGTTTACCGCTATTTAGCGCGTCTGGAGAACAGCTTCATCTGCTCGAGGATCCGTCACATTTCTATCAGACTCTCAAAGACAAGATCAGCCAAGCGGAAAATAGAATTTTCCTCGCATCACTGTACATCGGTAAAGAGGAGTCagagctgatcgagcacTTGGAATCGGCACTTTGCGCAAAGCCGTCATTACAGCTGACAATCTTGGTCGATGCGTTGAGAGGGACACGAGAATCGGCTCCCACACCATCATGCGCCAGCTTGGTCTCACGACTACGGGCTCGATTTCCCGACAGAGTCAGAATACGACTCTATCACACTCCGAATCTCAAAGGATGGCTCAAAAAGTTTGTAGGAAAACGCTTCAACGAAGGCTGGGGGCTGCAACACATGAAAATTTACGGATTCGATAACGACGTCGTGCTCAGTGGTGCCAATCTCAGTCGGGACTATTTCACGAACCGTCGCGACCGATACTTGATGATCGAGGATCACGAGGACATTGCCAACTACCTGCATTCGCTTGTGCAGCTTGTAGGGCAGTtcagcttcaagctcgaggcgtGCGAAGACAGAGGTGCCTCGTTCGAGAAAGAAGAAAGTCCGGACTGGAAGTTGATATGGGACGGAGGCAAAGACAGCACTTCTTCACTGCGCAGCCAGACAGAGATGCAGCCTTACCGAGCGACAGGATGGACGGACGAAGCAGCCAACGCGGTCGAGGAATTCACTCGACAATGGAATACCATATGCCCGATTTCGAAGGCCGAGATCGCGATTGGCCGTGGGCAGGCCGAcacgttgctgctgccctTGCTTCAAATGGGCCCATTGAAGATCAGGCAAGAGACTTGTGCTATCCCGCAGATTCTTGAGCTAGCTCACAAAGCCCACGATGAGCAAGGTCCGCCACCGATACTGGCACTTACGTCCGGATACTTCTCGTTGTACAAACCATACAAAGCGCTCTTGCTgcaagccaaagctgcaCGAACCGCCGTCGTCAAGATGATCTGCGCCGCTCCTGAAGCCAACGGCTTTTTCAATTCCAAAGGCGTCTCGGGCTGGATCCCAGAAGCCTACACTTGGTACGAGTTTCAGTTTTGGGACGCACTGCGGCGGTCCAGGAGGCTCTTGCGGCAAGACGGCAAATCgggagaagaaggaggcgTAGAGATTCGAGAGTGGAAGAAGGACGGCTGGACCTACCACGCAAAAGGTATCTGGTTTTCTCCTCCACCAGCAGAGGGGTCCAACGAATTGGCAGCGCCGACAATAGTTCACATCGGCTCGAGCAATTACGGTTCAAGGTCGGCAGACCTGGATCTTGAATGTACGTTTCTGATCTCGACTCTGTCGAAGAAGCTCTCGCAAAAGTTCAAGGAAGAGTGGTCTAAGCTCGAAGCAGACGCGAAGGACCGCGTAGATGAGAGCTTGTTCCAGAGACCTGATCGCCAGGTGCGCAGACGAGTCAGAATTGCATCCTGGATCCTCAAAGGTATGCTTTGA
- a CDS encoding putative proteasome regulatory particle lid subunit RPN8 — protein MPATTQETISLSSTNVIIHPLVLLSVTDHASRSASGSRKRVVGVLLGQELNNGKTINVANSFAVPFEEDERDAKTWFLDHDYISGMMEMFKKVNAREKMVGWYHTGPRLRSSDLEINELMKRFIPRPVMVIVNPRQRDVGIPTDAYFAVEEIKDDGTATQKTFMHVPSTIEAEEAEEIGVEHLLRDIRDTTAVGTLSTRVSSQLSSLRGLQSRLLEIRDYLQAVVEGKLPVNHQIIYDLQDIFNLLPDLDKNVEAAKSFAVDNNDRLLVVYLSSLIRAVIALHGLINNRRENEKGEEEASNTITNGTLTGGKEAADDAKKDEAKEEKKKD, from the exons ATGCCAGCTACAACACAAGAG ACGATCAGTCTCTCGAGCACAAATGTCATCATCCACCCTCTGGTGCTTCTGTCAGTTACAGACCATgcatcgagatcggcaTCAGGCTCGCGCAAGCGAGTTGTGGGTGTATTGCTGGGCCAAGAACTCAATAATGGCAAGACAATCAACGTCGCCAACTCGTTTGCCGTTCCGTTtgaggaggacgagcgagacgctAAGACGTGGTTCTTGGATCACGATTACATTTCCGGCATGATGGAGATGTTCAAAAAGGTGAATGCACGTGAAAAGATGGTTGGATGGTACCACACAGGCCCTCGACTGCGTTCATCAGATCTCGAAATCAACGAGTTGATGAAGCGTTTCATCCCACGACCCGTCATGGTGATTGTCAACCCAAGGCAAAGGGATGTCGGCATTCCGACCGATGCATACTTTGCCGTCGAGGAGATCAAGGACGATGGAACTGCAACACAAAAGACATTCATGCACGTCCCAAGCACCATCGAAGCAGAGGAGGCAGAGGAGATCGGTGTCGAGCATCTTTTGCGCGACATCCGCGATACAACAGCGGTAGGCACTCTGTCGACACGCGTATCGAGCCAGCTGTCGAGTTTGCGAGGATTGCAATCACGGCTGCTAGAGATTCGAGACTATCTGCAAGCAGTGGTGGAAGGAAAATTGCCAGTGAACCACCAGATCATCTATGATCTACAGGACATCTTCAACCTGTTGCCGGACCTGGATAAGAACGTCGAGGCGGCCAAGTCGTTTGCGGTCGACAACAATGACCGATTGCTCGTCGTCTACCTTTCCAGTCTGATCCGTGCCGTGATTGCACTGCACGGGCTGATCAACAACCGACGCGAAAACGAGAAGGGTGAGGAAGAGGCCTCAAACACAATCACCAACGGTACTTTGACAGGAGGTAAGGAAGCGGCGGATGATGCCAAGAAGGATGAGGCGAAagaggagaagaagaaggacTAA